Proteins encoded in a region of the Corynebacterium breve genome:
- the mshB gene encoding N-acetyl-1-D-myo-inositol-2-amino-2-deoxy-alpha-D-glucopyranoside deacetylase, translated as MIPVAHNQRDLAGYRVIAVHAHPDDEAIWTGGTLADLARRGADVLVVTCTLGEEGEVIGETYQGLVNDAADQLGGFRIAELASSLRILGARGTFLGGAGAFRDSGMAGSPAHDNPRAFVNSGQQATEALAEIFRAERPHLVLTYGPDGGYGHPDHIQAHDITHAAAQQVEVPRIAWAVQLRADLDRDAATTIPTGWRAPEAGELAAVDSADTWVELDDIAYATKIEAMRAHATQLWIADGSVSETNPHAAWGAGPRTVFALSNLIAQPVLRREHYQMGAGLELPQGAELLYGIEK; from the coding sequence ATGATTCCAGTAGCGCACAATCAGCGAGACCTTGCCGGCTACCGTGTGATCGCGGTACACGCCCATCCCGATGACGAAGCGATCTGGACCGGCGGTACGCTTGCGGATCTTGCTCGACGTGGAGCAGACGTTCTCGTTGTCACCTGCACATTGGGCGAAGAGGGCGAGGTGATCGGGGAGACCTACCAAGGCTTGGTCAACGACGCAGCAGACCAGCTCGGAGGCTTCCGCATTGCCGAGCTTGCCAGTTCACTTCGTATTCTCGGCGCGCGTGGCACTTTCCTGGGCGGCGCCGGTGCATTCCGAGATTCCGGGATGGCCGGTTCACCTGCGCATGACAACCCGAGGGCCTTTGTTAATTCGGGTCAGCAGGCGACTGAGGCACTTGCGGAGATCTTCCGTGCAGAGCGGCCGCATCTGGTCTTGACTTACGGACCAGATGGGGGATACGGCCACCCGGACCATATTCAAGCCCACGACATCACCCACGCTGCGGCCCAGCAGGTGGAAGTCCCACGCATTGCCTGGGCAGTCCAACTCCGTGCCGACCTTGATCGTGATGCAGCGACCACAATCCCAACCGGTTGGCGTGCCCCAGAAGCAGGGGAGTTGGCAGCGGTTGACAGCGCCGATACATGGGTCGAACTAGACGACATCGCCTATGCCACCAAAATCGAGGCCATGCGGGCGCACGCAACGCAACTGTGGATCGCCGATGGCTCGGTTTCGGAGACTAACCCACATGCCGCGTGGGGCGCGGGCCCTCGCACGGTGTTTGCTTTGTCCAACCTGATCGCCCAGCCAGTACTTCGACGCGAGCACTATCAAATGGGTGCAGGCCTTGAATTGCCTCAGGGTGCTGAACTTCTGTACGGAATCGAGAAGTAG
- a CDS encoding ABC transporter family substrate-binding protein, producing MKKRITLVTTALLAAGAVVAGCAANPGPPPVVTPSPEPTTANESSTSKKAEPISKRSEVTVGVEALRNGLNPHLLADESSVVRSVARLVLPSVFEQGELNTDVMKSAEVVEYTDAAMTVRYVIQDAAQWSDGTPLTGSDFKYLWLAMTQTPGVLNPGGYEAISAVRVSGANGKTVDVDFAKPVAQWQELFQFLVPSHLIGPDPVNFRTGMRDDIPASAGRYMVVKVDRGRGTVTLNRNDRFWGADPAKIDIVNLGAVRSTTQSADQLRAGQLNFVDMIPEETTRSVYELVPEAQIRMIQSPRTLGLSLSTTSPLLEEHAARVELRSLIDVPLIARISVGRSTDIAIAESAPVSDQEPEVLPETIAANRPLRIAADPADPEASAAVRSLVDSLVARGVDAEVVSTDMNDITRNQLPAGDVDAVVTWDFNAANSLDAASQLRCPSEEVDMRSGNLSGYCTPETEVLSDEILAGTVSTDEAHAQVDAVVEREVLWVPFLHEQRLLALGSGIVGPDPKLENWTEGLASAAIWTLADPVAAGETNTTEPVETTKESSEE from the coding sequence ATGAAAAAACGCATTACTTTGGTGACTACGGCCTTGCTTGCGGCGGGGGCTGTTGTTGCTGGATGTGCTGCTAACCCTGGCCCACCTCCAGTTGTCACTCCGAGCCCAGAGCCTACGACGGCCAATGAGTCGTCGACAAGCAAAAAAGCTGAGCCGATTTCGAAACGTTCTGAAGTAACCGTGGGTGTTGAGGCGCTGCGCAACGGGCTCAATCCGCATTTGCTTGCCGACGAATCCTCCGTGGTTCGATCCGTGGCCCGTCTCGTGCTGCCTAGTGTTTTTGAGCAGGGCGAACTGAACACGGACGTGATGAAATCTGCCGAGGTAGTGGAGTATACCGACGCGGCGATGACGGTGCGCTATGTGATTCAGGATGCAGCGCAATGGTCGGACGGAACTCCTCTGACTGGGTCGGACTTTAAATATTTGTGGTTGGCGATGACGCAGACTCCTGGCGTATTGAACCCAGGCGGCTATGAGGCGATCAGTGCTGTGCGGGTCAGTGGCGCCAATGGCAAGACGGTAGATGTTGATTTTGCCAAGCCGGTGGCCCAGTGGCAGGAGTTGTTTCAGTTTCTGGTCCCGTCGCATTTGATCGGCCCCGACCCTGTGAACTTCAGGACGGGAATGCGCGATGACATTCCAGCGTCAGCGGGGCGCTACATGGTGGTAAAGGTAGACCGCGGTCGGGGCACGGTCACCCTCAACCGCAACGACAGGTTCTGGGGCGCCGACCCTGCGAAAATCGACATTGTCAATCTGGGAGCAGTGCGATCGACAACTCAAAGCGCCGACCAGCTACGTGCGGGGCAACTCAACTTTGTCGACATGATCCCCGAAGAGACCACCAGAAGCGTCTATGAGCTTGTTCCGGAGGCGCAGATTCGTATGATTCAATCGCCGCGAACGCTAGGCCTGAGCTTGTCGACGACCTCGCCGCTTCTTGAAGAACATGCTGCGCGCGTGGAGCTTCGCTCCTTGATCGATGTTCCGCTGATCGCCCGCATCAGTGTGGGACGTTCCACTGATATTGCGATTGCAGAATCCGCTCCTGTCAGCGACCAGGAACCTGAGGTGCTTCCTGAAACGATCGCCGCCAACCGGCCTTTGCGGATTGCGGCCGACCCCGCGGACCCAGAGGCCTCCGCGGCCGTGCGCTCTTTGGTCGATTCGCTGGTGGCGCGTGGGGTGGACGCTGAAGTTGTCTCTACTGATATGAACGACATCACCAGAAACCAACTGCCTGCCGGCGACGTTGATGCCGTGGTTACCTGGGATTTCAATGCCGCCAACTCCCTCGATGCTGCCAGCCAATTGCGCTGCCCATCGGAAGAAGTTGACATGCGCTCGGGTAACCTGTCGGGCTATTGCACCCCCGAAACCGAGGTGCTTTCCGACGAGATTCTCGCCGGAACCGTTTCCACCGACGAGGCTCACGCGCAGGTGGATGCGGTTGTCGAACGCGAAGTCTTGTGGGTCCCGTTCCTCCACGAGCAGCGCTTGCTAGCCCTAGGCTCCGGCATCGTTGGCCCAGACCCTAAGCTGGAGAATTGGACCGAGGGATTGGCTTCCGCGGCGATTTGGACCCTAGCCGATCCTGTAGCTGCGGGTGAGACCAACACCACGGAGCCGGTAGAAACCACAAAGGAGAGCTCGGAAGAATGA
- a CDS encoding pseudouridine synthase, which produces MNPTGRPPARGGVVARKIILKDAVPAGEYYAGRSGDSPFTPGERLAAGTPLGRPVPAWTFPNVRTERAIPFEYQVLLDDDRLVVVDKPHFLPSTPNGRLVKETVQTRLRATYGEDITVVHRLDRATAGILLAVKRPEHRRPYQELFAKRAVKKWYRARVTGPLGADSWARVDLPLRKVGRKVVVDKQGTMTTTWLRAAGDNVVELMPVTGHTHQLRVVCAHFGAPIVGDDLYPHERPLNLDDFTQPLHLVAEAMEFADPIDGSTRKMSSFMHLPDRLG; this is translated from the coding sequence GTGAACCCCACCGGTAGGCCGCCTGCCCGAGGCGGTGTTGTCGCCCGAAAGATCATCCTCAAAGACGCAGTCCCGGCCGGAGAGTACTACGCCGGACGCAGCGGCGATAGCCCATTTACCCCTGGCGAGCGCCTCGCTGCAGGTACGCCTCTTGGACGTCCGGTTCCAGCGTGGACATTCCCGAATGTCCGCACCGAGCGCGCCATCCCGTTCGAATACCAAGTGTTGCTTGACGACGACCGCCTCGTGGTCGTAGACAAACCGCATTTTCTGCCCAGCACCCCGAATGGTCGGCTGGTGAAAGAGACTGTGCAGACTCGACTGCGGGCAACCTATGGCGAAGACATCACTGTTGTGCACCGGCTAGACCGCGCGACAGCCGGCATCCTTTTAGCAGTGAAGCGACCTGAACATCGGCGGCCGTACCAAGAGCTTTTCGCCAAGCGCGCCGTGAAGAAATGGTACCGAGCGCGAGTGACAGGTCCATTAGGTGCCGACTCTTGGGCCAGGGTCGATCTTCCGCTGCGGAAAGTGGGGAGGAAAGTGGTCGTCGACAAGCAAGGAACCATGACCACGACGTGGCTGCGTGCGGCAGGAGACAACGTGGTGGAGCTGATGCCGGTGACCGGTCACACGCATCAGCTGCGCGTGGTGTGTGCCCATTTTGGGGCGCCGATCGTGGGAGATGACTTGTATCCACACGAGCGACCACTAAACCTAGATGACTTTACTCAACCGTTGCATTTGGTGGCAGAAGCTATGGAGTTTGCTGATCCCATCGATGGATCAACCCGGAAAATGTCTTCTTTTATGCATCTGCCGGATAGACTAGGTTAA
- a CDS encoding DUF402 domain-containing protein, which produces MSADLHPVKQETFDTTSKTNTDPKGYLREVDTFHVTDFGLYMARGANHPRFGYLESWLLPRLGLRANIFHFREGINEEQDYYFDVADINVEGKVWSTRDLYVDLVSNTGEPIDVLDIDELAAATSAGLITAEEAERAIDTTLTAVEGITRHDDDAMEWLKTLGIDLTWADEVQLAPIG; this is translated from the coding sequence ATGAGCGCAGACCTACACCCTGTGAAGCAGGAAACCTTTGACACGACGTCAAAGACGAACACTGATCCAAAGGGATACCTGCGCGAAGTCGATACCTTCCACGTCACTGACTTCGGCCTATACATGGCCCGCGGTGCAAATCATCCGCGGTTTGGATACCTCGAGAGCTGGCTACTACCTCGGCTTGGTCTGCGCGCCAATATCTTCCACTTTCGCGAAGGCATCAACGAGGAGCAGGATTATTACTTCGATGTCGCCGACATCAACGTCGAAGGCAAAGTCTGGTCAACTCGCGACCTATACGTTGACCTAGTTTCCAATACGGGTGAACCGATCGATGTGCTCGATATCGACGAACTCGCAGCAGCTACTTCCGCGGGGCTGATTACCGCCGAAGAAGCCGAGCGCGCAATCGACACCACGCTCACCGCCGTCGAAGGCATCACCCGCCACGACGACGACGCAATGGAATGGTTGAAAACCCTCGGCATTGATTTGACCTGGGCAGACGAGGTTCAGCTCGCTCCCATTGGTTAA
- the dapC gene encoding succinyldiaminopimelate transaminase, whose translation MSRIPLTSVLPSFPWDTLAPAKTKASAHPGGIVDLSVGTPVDPVDPTIQLALAESAAEPGYPPAVGSPELRGAIVDALERRYRMAGLDPESVLPVIGTKEAIALLPTLLGLRGEKIIIPEIAYPTYEVAALIAGCEPIRSDVPVEGAALAFINSPSNPTGRVATADELQAWVNFSRDTGCIVASDECYLGLAWEDDKEPISLLDERLTGTDNSGLIAIHSLSKTSSLASYRAGYLAGDTAVIAELTEARKHAGLMVPGPIQHAMIAALTSDMHEDLQRAIYALRRAKLMRAVLSAGFTVEHSEAGLYLWVTRGENCRDTVDWFAERGILVAPGDFYGEQGENFVRIALTATDERIDEAVARLQ comes from the coding sequence GTGTCACGTATTCCACTGACTTCTGTTCTGCCCAGTTTCCCGTGGGATACGCTGGCACCCGCAAAAACAAAGGCGAGTGCCCATCCGGGCGGTATCGTCGATCTTTCCGTGGGCACTCCCGTTGATCCCGTCGATCCGACCATCCAGTTGGCGCTTGCCGAATCCGCTGCGGAACCTGGTTACCCGCCCGCCGTCGGCTCCCCTGAACTGCGCGGTGCAATCGTCGACGCCCTAGAGCGCCGCTACCGCATGGCTGGTTTAGACCCAGAAAGCGTCTTGCCGGTGATCGGTACTAAGGAAGCCATCGCGCTCCTTCCCACGCTGCTTGGTCTTCGCGGCGAGAAAATCATCATCCCAGAGATCGCTTACCCAACGTATGAGGTTGCGGCGCTGATCGCCGGTTGTGAGCCGATCCGCTCCGATGTCCCGGTCGAAGGGGCGGCGTTGGCATTTATCAATTCACCGTCCAATCCCACAGGTCGGGTAGCCACCGCTGACGAGCTCCAAGCCTGGGTAAACTTCTCTCGCGACACTGGGTGCATTGTCGCTTCCGACGAGTGCTACTTGGGCCTCGCATGGGAGGACGATAAAGAACCGATTTCGCTTCTCGACGAGCGACTTACCGGCACCGACAACTCAGGGCTTATCGCGATTCACTCTTTGTCGAAGACTTCGAGCTTGGCGAGCTACCGCGCAGGATATCTCGCCGGAGACACCGCTGTCATCGCAGAACTCACCGAAGCCCGCAAGCATGCAGGACTCATGGTTCCCGGACCGATCCAGCACGCAATGATTGCTGCGCTGACTTCTGATATGCATGAGGACCTCCAACGAGCTATCTACGCGTTGCGTCGTGCCAAGCTCATGCGCGCGGTACTGTCAGCGGGATTCACCGTGGAGCATTCCGAGGCTGGCTTGTACCTGTGGGTCACGCGTGGTGAAAACTGCCGCGACACCGTCGATTGGTTCGCCGAGCGTGGAATCCTCGTCGCTCCCGGCGATTTTTACGGTGAACAGGGCGAGAACTTCGTCCGCATTGCCCTAACGGCCACGGACGAGCGTATCGACGAAGCCGTCGCCCGCTTGCAGTGA
- the typA gene encoding translational GTPase TypA has protein sequence MSYPEFRNVAIVAHVDHGKTTLVNSLLEQSGVFGDHGEVADRVMDSGDLEREKGITILAKNTAIRRPGKGKDGRDLVINVIDTPGHADFGGEVERGLSMVDGVVLLVDASEGPLPQTRFVLGKALAAKKPVIICVNKTDRPDARIDEVVEEAQDLLLELGASLEDPEAAEAAENLLDLPVLYTSGRAGRAALENPGNGNLPDNEDLEPLFSVIYDEIPEPAAEFEGPFQAQVTNLDSSSFLGRIALIRVHRGSVKKGQQVAWIHYDEEGEQHVKNVKVAELLRTVGFERVPAEGEVVAGDIAAISGIDEIMIGDTITDPEHVEPLPRIKVDEPALSMTIGVNTSPMAGRNGGDKLTARVIKARLEQELIGNVSLRVLPTERPDTWEVQGRGEMALTVLIETMRREGFELTVGKPQVVTREIDGKLHEPYEHMIIDTPAEYQGNVTQLMAARKGQMTAMGNAAGDWVRMEFDVPARGLIGFRTTFMTETHGAGIANSYSIEPRPWAGEIKGRPTGSLVADRSGQITAYALMNLSDRGEFFVEPGAEAYEGMVVGANNRDEDMDVNITKEKKLTNMRAASADTTVTLNKAKSLTLDEAIEFCDEDECVEVAPEAMRVRKVILNATERGRARSRQKNLNN, from the coding sequence GTGTCGTATCCCGAGTTCCGTAACGTTGCAATCGTCGCCCACGTCGACCACGGCAAGACCACTCTTGTCAATTCCTTGCTGGAGCAGTCCGGCGTTTTTGGCGACCATGGCGAAGTTGCCGACCGCGTCATGGACTCCGGTGATCTAGAGCGCGAAAAAGGCATCACCATTTTGGCCAAAAACACCGCGATTCGTCGCCCAGGTAAGGGCAAAGACGGTCGCGATTTGGTCATCAACGTCATTGATACCCCAGGTCACGCCGACTTTGGTGGCGAGGTCGAGCGTGGCCTTTCCATGGTTGATGGTGTCGTTCTGCTAGTCGATGCCTCCGAGGGCCCGCTTCCACAGACGCGCTTCGTGCTGGGCAAGGCACTCGCTGCGAAGAAGCCCGTTATCATCTGTGTAAACAAGACTGACCGCCCAGATGCGCGCATCGACGAAGTCGTCGAAGAGGCGCAGGATCTGCTCCTCGAGCTCGGTGCTTCTCTGGAAGACCCTGAGGCTGCGGAAGCTGCAGAGAATCTGCTTGATCTGCCAGTTTTGTACACCTCCGGCCGTGCAGGTCGCGCAGCGCTGGAAAACCCAGGCAACGGAAATCTCCCAGACAACGAGGATCTGGAGCCACTGTTCAGCGTCATCTACGATGAAATCCCCGAGCCAGCAGCCGAATTCGAGGGCCCTTTCCAGGCACAGGTAACCAACTTGGACTCCAGCTCCTTCCTCGGCCGTATCGCACTGATCCGTGTGCACCGCGGCTCGGTGAAGAAGGGGCAGCAGGTCGCGTGGATTCACTACGACGAAGAGGGCGAACAGCACGTCAAAAACGTCAAGGTTGCTGAGCTCCTTCGCACCGTCGGATTCGAGCGCGTTCCCGCAGAGGGCGAGGTTGTCGCTGGCGACATCGCCGCGATCTCCGGTATCGACGAGATCATGATCGGCGATACAATCACCGACCCTGAGCACGTCGAACCGCTGCCACGCATCAAGGTCGACGAGCCGGCGCTGTCCATGACCATCGGCGTGAATACCTCTCCAATGGCTGGCCGCAACGGTGGCGACAAGCTCACCGCGCGTGTGATCAAGGCTCGCCTTGAACAGGAACTCATCGGTAACGTGTCTTTGCGCGTTTTGCCTACTGAGCGTCCCGATACCTGGGAAGTCCAGGGCCGTGGCGAAATGGCCCTAACTGTTCTGATCGAGACGATGCGTCGCGAAGGCTTCGAGCTCACCGTGGGTAAGCCACAGGTGGTCACCCGCGAAATCGACGGCAAGCTCCACGAGCCGTACGAGCACATGATCATCGACACCCCGGCCGAGTACCAGGGCAATGTCACCCAGCTCATGGCAGCTCGTAAGGGGCAGATGACCGCAATGGGCAACGCCGCCGGCGACTGGGTTCGCATGGAGTTCGATGTCCCTGCGCGTGGTTTGATTGGTTTCCGCACCACCTTCATGACCGAAACCCACGGTGCGGGTATCGCAAACTCCTACTCGATCGAGCCTCGCCCATGGGCCGGTGAAATCAAGGGTCGCCCAACCGGCTCATTGGTAGCAGACCGTTCGGGTCAGATCACCGCCTACGCATTGATGAACCTCTCCGACCGTGGCGAGTTCTTCGTCGAACCTGGTGCTGAGGCTTACGAGGGCATGGTCGTCGGCGCGAACAACCGCGATGAGGACATGGACGTGAACATCACCAAGGAAAAGAAGCTGACCAACATGCGTGCTGCTTCCGCGGATACCACCGTGACCTTGAACAAGGCGAAGTCCTTGACGCTTGACGAAGCGATCGAGTTCTGTGATGAAGACGAATGCGTCGAGGTTGCTCCAGAGGCAATGCGCGTGCGTAAGGTCATCCTCAACGCGACCGAACGTGGCCGTGCACGTTCCCGACAGAAGAACCTGAACAACTAG
- the fdxA gene encoding ferredoxin — protein sequence MTYVIAQPCVDVLDRSCVEECPVDCIYEGKRMLYIHPDECVDCGACEPACPVEAIFYEDDTPDEWAEYYDANVGFFDELGSPGGAAKLGAQDFDHPFVAALPPQNQE from the coding sequence ATGACTTACGTTATTGCCCAACCGTGTGTAGATGTTCTTGATCGTTCCTGCGTGGAAGAATGTCCAGTCGACTGCATTTACGAAGGCAAGCGCATGCTGTACATCCACCCCGACGAGTGCGTGGACTGCGGCGCGTGTGAACCTGCGTGTCCAGTAGAAGCTATCTTCTATGAGGATGACACCCCTGACGAGTGGGCTGAGTACTACGATGCTAATGTTGGCTTCTTCGATGAGCTGGGCTCCCCAGGTGGCGCAGCAAAGCTGGGTGCACAGGACTTTGACCACCCATTCGTCGCAGCCCTGCCTCCGCAGAATCAGGAGTAG
- a CDS encoding MFS transporter, with product MRASLRRPLGVALMFATNGVAISSLLPWYPTLKDQWALNDALFGVIVAAIAIGSLLSATLPAWAEQRFGARPTMVVGTLITAVLLVAVGFSPNALVLTLFLLLFGIFDTIIDVSQNVAAVRVQNELGKSIMSSLHACWSLGAVLGGALATAAAVSDVSLPVHLSTIAAAEILLVLLAAWMMGDVNEEAAPIESAEEAEEKGEEKSSELSPRVFLIALPVAIVALSGTVVEDIGNNWAALSAAVLTSVSLQAAGAAYAVVYAAQMVGRFAGDLIINRFGRVAVAQAGGACIALGGLAVVLATNPWILYAGYALVGWGCATLVPSAYAASASLPGVAQSTGLTVVSWLMRVGFLTASPLIGMVSELTTLRVALTILPVMGVTVVIFARGLNGSVVKQR from the coding sequence ATGCGGGCGTCGTTGCGTCGTCCACTTGGTGTGGCGTTGATGTTTGCCACCAACGGTGTGGCAATTTCATCGCTCCTTCCGTGGTATCCCACTCTGAAGGACCAGTGGGCACTCAACGATGCTCTTTTTGGTGTGATCGTCGCCGCGATCGCAATCGGATCGCTGCTTTCTGCGACTCTGCCGGCCTGGGCTGAGCAAAGATTTGGTGCCCGCCCGACCATGGTCGTGGGCACCCTCATCACCGCCGTACTCCTCGTCGCGGTGGGTTTCTCGCCGAACGCGCTGGTTCTCACACTCTTTCTCTTATTGTTTGGCATCTTTGACACGATCATCGATGTTTCCCAAAACGTTGCCGCAGTGCGCGTGCAAAATGAGCTCGGCAAGTCCATCATGTCGTCGCTCCACGCATGCTGGTCGCTCGGCGCGGTACTTGGAGGCGCGCTTGCCACGGCAGCCGCTGTCTCAGATGTCAGCCTCCCAGTGCATTTGTCGACGATCGCCGCTGCAGAAATTCTCCTCGTCCTCCTCGCAGCGTGGATGATGGGGGACGTCAATGAAGAAGCCGCTCCAATCGAGTCCGCGGAGGAAGCGGAGGAAAAGGGCGAAGAGAAATCCAGCGAGCTTTCCCCTCGCGTGTTTCTTATCGCCCTGCCAGTTGCGATCGTCGCTCTTTCGGGAACTGTGGTCGAAGACATCGGCAACAACTGGGCGGCATTGTCCGCAGCTGTGCTCACGTCGGTGAGCTTGCAGGCGGCCGGTGCAGCGTATGCAGTGGTTTATGCCGCTCAAATGGTTGGCAGGTTTGCGGGCGATCTGATCATCAATCGTTTCGGTCGCGTGGCAGTCGCGCAGGCTGGAGGGGCATGCATCGCATTGGGCGGCTTGGCAGTAGTGCTGGCTACCAACCCTTGGATCCTTTACGCGGGGTACGCGCTAGTCGGCTGGGGATGTGCGACGTTGGTCCCGAGCGCATACGCGGCGTCGGCAAGCTTGCCTGGGGTAGCGCAAAGTACCGGATTGACTGTGGTGAGTTGGCTCATGCGAGTGGGCTTTCTCACGGCCAGCCCTCTCATTGGCATGGTTTCTGAGCTTACAACCTTGCGTGTAGCTCTGACTATCTTGCCAGTTATGGGTGTTACCGTAGTGATTTTTGCGCGGGGATTGAACGGTAGCGTGGTAAAACAAAGGTAA
- the dapD gene encoding 2,3,4,5-tetrahydropyridine-2,6-dicarboxylate N-succinyltransferase, which yields MISAFARGIATVTYDGTVLDVWYPAPKLNEPVSATGTERLETAPQQFAKLEGPDEDRGVARIPVATSIQDLSNPPVDAYDAYLRLHLLSHRLIKPHEANVTGIHTRLSTVVWTNYGPCAVADFQMVRGRLAGKGPVTVFAVDKFPRMVDYVVPDDVTIGDADRVRLGAYLAPGTTVMHEGFVNFNAGTLGAVTVEGRISTGVVVGEGTEIGGGASIMGTLPGSKESITIGARCLLGANAGVGISLGDDCVVEAGLYVTSGTKVSVFGKAAEAVGVPSSTRMRALELSGASNVMFRRNSVTGSVEVMETQGAMR from the coding sequence ATGATTTCTGCATTTGCACGCGGCATCGCCACTGTCACCTACGACGGAACCGTCCTCGACGTGTGGTATCCAGCACCAAAGCTCAATGAACCGGTTTCTGCAACGGGCACTGAGAGGCTTGAGACGGCGCCTCAGCAGTTTGCCAAGTTGGAGGGGCCAGATGAGGATCGTGGCGTGGCACGCATTCCCGTAGCCACGTCGATCCAAGACTTGTCCAACCCGCCGGTTGATGCTTATGACGCCTACCTCCGCCTGCATCTTCTTTCTCACCGGTTGATCAAGCCACACGAGGCGAATGTCACCGGAATCCACACTCGACTATCTACCGTGGTGTGGACCAACTACGGACCGTGCGCCGTGGCCGACTTCCAGATGGTACGTGGTCGCTTGGCAGGCAAAGGTCCAGTGACTGTCTTCGCGGTGGACAAGTTCCCGCGCATGGTCGATTACGTCGTGCCCGACGATGTCACAATAGGTGATGCTGACCGTGTTCGCCTAGGTGCCTACCTAGCTCCCGGCACCACCGTGATGCACGAGGGATTTGTTAACTTCAACGCAGGTACCCTTGGCGCAGTGACCGTCGAAGGCCGCATTTCCACCGGAGTCGTCGTCGGCGAAGGCACGGAGATTGGTGGCGGCGCATCCATTATGGGCACTCTGCCAGGCAGCAAGGAATCGATTACCATCGGCGCGCGCTGTCTACTGGGCGCCAATGCAGGTGTAGGGATTTCGCTTGGCGACGACTGCGTGGTTGAAGCCGGACTTTACGTCACCTCAGGCACCAAGGTTTCCGTCTTCGGGAAGGCGGCAGAGGCAGTGGGAGTTCCTAGTTCCACGCGCATGCGGGCGTTGGAGCTCTCCGGTGCCTCGAATGTGATGTTCCGTCGTAACTCTGTCACGGGTTCCGTCGAAGTCATGGAGACCCAGGGAGCCATGCGCTAA
- a CDS encoding GtrA family protein, with the protein MLNNVRQFVMFGLVGGSGTIVNLLVTFLSKKGFGRAGFSEHDVFFNLFGTEFNIRWYHVFATLAFLVANTWNYQLNRSWTFRGISKRSWLRGFFPFLATGIVAYLVSLVVLTLLMNPTSPIALPADIFDDSTGFRTKVYWAQAISIIVAMPVNFVINKLWTFGKPKVTFVTAEKPM; encoded by the coding sequence ATGCTTAACAACGTCCGTCAGTTTGTGATGTTCGGCCTCGTGGGTGGATCGGGCACTATCGTCAACCTGCTGGTAACTTTCTTATCCAAGAAAGGCTTTGGGCGCGCCGGATTCTCCGAGCACGACGTGTTTTTCAACCTTTTCGGCACGGAGTTCAACATCCGCTGGTACCACGTCTTCGCTACCCTCGCATTCTTGGTTGCAAACACGTGGAACTACCAGCTAAACCGTTCCTGGACGTTTAGGGGCATCTCAAAGCGTTCGTGGCTTCGTGGTTTCTTCCCATTCTTGGCCACCGGCATCGTGGCGTACCTCGTGTCGTTGGTGGTGCTGACGCTCCTTATGAATCCAACGAGCCCGATCGCTTTGCCGGCGGACATTTTCGACGACTCCACGGGCTTTAGAACCAAGGTGTATTGGGCACAAGCCATTTCCATCATCGTGGCCATGCCGGTCAACTTTGTGATCAACAAACTATGGACGTTTGGCAAGCCCAAAGTAACTTTCGTGACCGCTGAGAAGCCAATGTAG
- a CDS encoding Rv1157c family protein has protein sequence MRFPSAARKLCTATLATVVTVATFTSTANAQPVLSVPGFDLKALTSSYLDELGRPNDHTVSSVNDFADQPYVPNDVANALRTAVAFFSGAGGELGGPPLPDDAPAFTQFYWPTVSSNCMGSGLHSTASVIAVPGPASSPAPAPSEGQATFVFTALGTPPAAEQQDGMKAYWLNTSTLATGVTPLDNNGINPAGPTTLSGVASTGSGTVIAVVSGTAHTQENSCSFAPTAAMFNVR, from the coding sequence GTGCGTTTCCCCTCCGCAGCCCGCAAGCTTTGCACCGCCACTCTGGCAACAGTGGTCACCGTCGCCACGTTTACTAGCACCGCAAATGCCCAGCCAGTGTTGTCGGTCCCTGGATTCGACCTAAAGGCACTCACCTCGTCCTACCTCGATGAGCTAGGACGCCCCAACGATCACACTGTCTCCTCTGTAAACGACTTCGCAGACCAGCCTTACGTACCCAATGACGTAGCCAATGCGTTGCGTACCGCGGTCGCGTTTTTCTCCGGTGCAGGCGGCGAACTAGGCGGACCACCACTTCCCGACGACGCCCCTGCTTTTACGCAGTTCTACTGGCCAACGGTGTCGAGCAATTGCATGGGCAGTGGCCTCCATTCAACGGCTAGTGTCATCGCTGTTCCCGGCCCCGCCTCCAGCCCTGCACCCGCACCGAGCGAAGGACAGGCAACTTTCGTCTTTACCGCATTGGGCACCCCACCTGCTGCGGAGCAACAAGACGGCATGAAAGCCTACTGGCTCAACACTTCAACCCTGGCGACCGGTGTAACGCCATTAGATAACAATGGGATAAACCCAGCAGGACCAACAACACTCTCCGGAGTGGCGTCAACCGGTTCTGGCACGGTAATCGCAGTAGTCAGCGGAACCGCGCACACACAAGAGAATTCATGTTCTTTCGCACCGACCGCCGCTATGTTTAACGTGAGGTAA